In a genomic window of Scyliorhinus torazame isolate Kashiwa2021f chromosome 5, sScyTor2.1, whole genome shotgun sequence:
- the LOC140421125 gene encoding ras-related protein Rab-38-like, translating to MEKAQKEYLFKVLVIGDLGVGKTSIIKRYVHQIFSQHYRATIGVDFALKVLHWEEDTIVRLQLWDIAGQERFGNMTRVYYREAVGAFIVFDVSRASTFEAVSKWKNDLDSKVRLQNGNPVPAILLANKCDQTKEGLGNTLPKLDQYCKENGFIAWFETSAKDNIHIEESARLLVENILNAEDDEVPADPDVISSQQLSQQIDNTSCSACTK from the exons ATGGAGAAAGCACAGAAAGAATATTTGTTTAAGGTCTTGGTGATTGGAGACCTGGGCGTGGGTAAAACCAGCATCATTAAGCGGTACGTTCATCAGATTTTCTCGCAACATTACCGAGCAACCATCGGGGTGGACTTCGCTCTCAAAGTGTTACATTGGGAAGAAGATACCATCGTTCGGCTCCAACTGTGGGATATAGCAG GGCAGGAGCGGTTTGGTAACATGACTAGAGTGTACTACCGGGAGGCTGTGGGAGCATTTATAGTCTTTGATGTGTCCAGGGCGTCGACATTCGAAGCTGTTTCAAAATGGAAGAATGATCTCGACAGTAAAGTGAGGCTGCAGAATGGCAACCCAGTGCCTGCAATCCTATTGGCAAATAAATGTGACCAGACAAAAGAAGGACTTGGCAATACTTTGCCCAAATTGGATCAATATTGCAAAGAGAATGGATTTATTGCCTGGTTTGAGACATCAGCAAAG gacaatATCCATATTGAGGAATCTGCTCGGCTCCTGGTGGAGAACATCCTGAATGCTGAAGATGATGAAGTTCCTGCAGACCCTGACGTTATCTCATCTCAACAACTCTCTCAACAAATTGATAATACCAGCTGTTCTGCCTGTACAAAGTAA